GGGGGGGGGGCACACCGTGATTGTACGGGCCAGAGTCAATGCTCGTTCGGGATTTCCGCGATGCAACACTCGGGTCGATGAACGGGCGTTCCCGCCAGACCGCGTCGGGCGGAGCGGGATCGCCGGCGAAGACCGTTTCGAAGTGGGCGCCTTCCGCGGAAAGGGAGGCCACCGGGGGGAGCGGAGAGTTCCCGGCGGCAGGATCTCAGCCGCGGCGGCGGGCGGCGGCCTTGCGCGGGGCCCGGCCCGTGGCCGCGGAGACGCCGATCTTCGGGCAGATCTCCGCGAGCACGCACTCCTCGCAGAACGCCCGGCGCGCCGTGCAGACCCGCCGTCCGTGCTGGATCAGTCGATGGGCGAGCATCGCGCGCTCCTGCGGCGCGACGAGAGCATTCAGGTCGGTTTCGACCTTGACCGGATCGTTCTCGCGGGTCAGTCCGAGCCTTCGCGACAGGCGGCCGACGTGCGTGTCGACGACCATGCCCGCGTGGGCGTTGAACGCGTTCCCCCGGATGACGTTCGCGGTTTTTCGTCCCACGCCCGGGAGCTTCAGCAGGTCTTCCTCCGACTCCGGCAG
The DNA window shown above is from Thermoanaerobaculia bacterium and carries:
- the nth gene encoding endonuclease III — translated: MPRESSAARASRTREIIRRLKRAYPDARCWLDYRTPFELFVATVLSAQCTDERVNAVTKELFRKYRTPADYVHAPPGELERDIRPTGFFNNKAKSLRRASAVLMKEFGGRLPESEEDLLKLPGVGRKTANVIRGNAFNAHAGMVVDTHVGRLSRRLGLTRENDPVKVETDLNALVAPQERAMLAHRLIQHGRRVCTARRAFCEECVLAEICPKIGVSAATGRAPRKAAARRRG